The genomic interval GGCGTCAGCACCGTGGCCGCCGAAATGGCGCTCACCGCGGCCAGCCTGTCGCCGCAACGCGTGCTGCTGTTGGACATGAATACTACCGACGCCGGGCGGGCGGGTACCCTGCGTGCCTGGCGCCAGCTCGGCATTTACGACGCTGCCACGGCGACCGACTCGGACTCGTCGGGCATCGTCCCTTCGCGTTATGAGAACCTGTCGCTCTTGTCGTGCCGCGACGCCGAGCAACTGAAGCCGTTGCCGTTCGATCGGCCGCGGATGACGCAACTACTGCGCGACCTGAACGACGAATACGGTTTGGTCATCGTCGATCTGCCGCCCGCGACTGACTCCAGCCTGGCCTTGGCCATGGCCGGATTGCTCGCCGGCGTCGTGCTGGTCGTCGAAGCCGAACAAACTCGCTTCGAATCGGCACAGCGTGCCACGAAGAGTCTGCAGCAGGCCCAGGCGAACCTGCTGGGAGTCATTCTCAACAAAAGGCCTCAGCACATTCCTGAATGGTTGTACGACAGGCTGTAAACCACTTCGCCACCTTTTTGCGGAACTTTAGGAAGATGATCCGTTTTCTAAAAAAAGTAACGACGTTTCTCCGCGGAGAGGCGGGCCTGTCGTCGCTCGAGTTCCTTAACTCCATCGAACGGATGCGCAACATCCTCGATCGCGAGCGGATGCGCGCCGATCGCGGGAATACGATGTTCACGCTGGTGACCTTCACCTGCAGCGAAACGACCGACAACGCCTACCTGGCCGAGTTAGGCCGCATCGCGCAGGAGCGTATCCGCACGACCGACGACGTTGGCATGTTGGGGCCGCACTGCATCGGTGTGGTCTTGCCGGAAACATCGGCCGGAGGCGCCTGGCGCGTGGCCGACGATATCTGCTCGAAGCTGCCGAACAACAAGCCGCGTCCGCAGTGCGACGTTTATGTCCACCCGGCCGGGCGTATCAGTCGGCCCGATGACCAGAACCCGCAGACGGACCGCCGTGAAGGCGAGACTTCCGGACGTGGCAACGACGAGTTCGCACCCGTCGGCGCCGACGACGATGACCCGCGGGCGGCACAGGCCATTCAATTTTTTTTTGAACAGTCCATGCCCAGCTGGAAGCGAACCATCGACCTGGTTGGCGCGGCCTCGGCACTGCTGATCCTGTCGCCGCTGCTGGCCGTAGCCGCGATTGCCATCAAGGTGACGTCACCGGGTCCGGTGTTCTTCACGCAGATGCGTCACGGGCTGGGAGGGCGGCCGTTCAAGATCTACAAATTTCGCACGATGTGCGTCGATGCCGAGGCCAAGAAGCAGGCGCTGCGCAGGTTCAGCGAGCAGAAGGGTCCGGCGTTCAAGATGAAGAACGATCCGCGGATCACGCGGCTGGGAAGCTTTTTGCGCAAGACGAGCATCGACGAATTACCGCAATTGATCAACGTCGTGCTGGGGGACATGTCGCTGGTGGGTCCGCGCCCTCTGCCGTGCGACGAGTCGGAACGTTGCTTGCCTTGGCAACAACGACGTTTGGATGTCACACCCGGTTTGACCTGTATTTGGCAGATCGAGGGGCGCTCGAGAGTCTCGTTCGATGATTGGGCTCGCATGGACGTGCGATATATCCAATCGCGGTCGCTGGTCAAGGACGCGAAATTGATCGCTCAGACGCTCCCTGCGGTCATGCTTCGCAAGGGTGCTTGCTGATTGGCATCTGCGCCGCGGCCTGATCTGGAGCTAACGATGAGCGACAACACTGACACTGCGCGGCCGCGTTTGCTGCTGGTCGCGTTCGAGTGCAGTCCCAAGCACGGCTCGGAATGGGCCAATGGCTGGAACCGCGCACTGCAAGCGGCCCTCCGCTACGACACGTGGGTCATCACGCACGGAGGACCGCAAGAATACGAGATTCGCGATTACCTGGCCGCGCACGAGCCGATTCCGAATCTGCACTTTGAATTCGTCCCCTGTGCGGCTTTCGACAAGCATCCGGTCCACGTGGGCGGGCGCTTGTGGCTGGCCTACCACGACTGGCAGCGTGATGTGCTGAAGCGCGCCCAGGAATTGCAGGCCACACGACCGTTCGATCTGATCCACCATGTCACGAACACCGGATTTCGCGAGCCGGGGTATCTGTGGCAGCTCGATGCTCCGTTCGTCTGGGGACCAATCGGCGGATTGCACAACTATCCGTGGCGATTCCTCAGCGAAGCTGGCCTGCGCGGCGCACTCACCGAAGGGGTGCGTAGCATCGCCAATTCGTTCCAATTGCACTGCAGCCTGCGCGGCCGCCGAGCCGCGCGGCGCGCGAAAGCCATACTGGCCGCCAATTCCACGGCCTGCCAACGGTTCTACCAGGGCCGCGGCGTGCTGCCTCACGAGCTTCTGGACGTCGGCATCGCCTCGGTCGCCGAGCAACCGCGTCCCGCGCGCAGCGGAGACGAACCGTTGCGGATCCTCTGGTCCGGACAGTTCGTTTCACGCAAAGCGCTGACATTGCTTCTCAAGGCCCTCGCGCAACTACCCGCCGATTTCCGTTATGTCCTTCGCGTTGTCGGCGGCGGTCCGCTCGAGGCCCAATGGAAGCAACTGGCCGAACGACTGGGCGTCAATGCTCATATCGAATGGGCTGGTTGGCTTCCTCACGCTCAAGCGCGCCAGCAATACGATTGGGCCGACGTCTTCGTGTTCACCAGCTTGCGCGACAACTCGGGCACGGTGATGCTCGAAGCGATGGGAGCCGGAGTGCCGGTGATCTGCCTCGATCATCAAGGCGCCCGGGATATCGTCACACCCGAGTGCGGCATCAAGATCGCCCTTAGCACGCCGCGCAAGGTCGTTGCCGACATGGCCACGGCCTTGGTCGAGTTCGGCGGCAATTATGCTCTCCGTTCCCGTCTAGGGAATGCGGCTTACGCGCGAGCAAAGAAATACCTTTGGGACAACCTGGGCCGGCAAACTGCGATTGTTTATCGCGAGGTGCTGAACGACACGGCAAACGCCCAGCAGACAGCGCCGCACCCCTTGCAACCGCGCAGCACGATCCGGCCAAAGCTGTTGGCCCGCGAGGCCGCGGTGTGGGGAATCGGCCGCGCTGCCGCAGCATTGCAAGCAACGCGCGGACGTCGGCCCGGCAATGGTTTCGGCATCCTGACGTACCACCGCGTGACGGAGAACGTCTCCGGCTTCCCCGCGCCGACCTGGAACATCACCCCCGCGCAGCTCGAAAAGCAACTCGCGGGGCTCCTACGGCGAGGATTCCAGCCGTGGTCCTTGTCAGACTTGCTGCAAGCGCGGGCTGCCGGCGTCAAGATTCCCGCGGGCGTGTTCGCCGTCACCTTCGACGACGGCTACGAGAACAATTTCACCGATGCGCTGCCGGTCCTCGAAAAGCTGGGCGTACCGGCCACGATCTTCCTGGCCACGGCGTTCGTTGATCAGTCGGAACCGTTCCCCTTCGACGATTGGAAATCTCGCGGTCAGCGCGGCGTTCCCGTGACCGCCTGGCGCCCTCTGAGCGCGTCGGAATGCGGCAAACTACTCGACAGCGGCATGATCGAGCTAGGCACTCACACGCATACGCATCAAAAGTTTCTCGGCCGACCCGAAGATTTCCGCCGCGACATGCAAGCCAGCATCGACATGCTGCACGAGCAGTTCGGCGTGCGCCATCCGGTGCTGGCCTTCCCGCATGGCATTCACGACCAAGAGATGCTGGACATTGTGCGCGAGCTCGATATTCCGTCAGCACTAACGACGGTGCCGGGCTTGATCGACCTGGCAAGCAATCCGCTTGGCTGGGGACGATTCAGCGTCGAGTCGCATGACACGGCGGCAACTTTGGCCGGCAAGCTCGGGGGTTGGTACACGGAGATCACGCATACGATCCGCACGTTTGGTCGTGGCAAGGTGCAGAGCACCGCGCCCGCCGAACATGTTGATGCCCCGCTCCCCGCGTCACCCGTCGAAGTGCCGGCCGAGCAAGAACTGGTCGGGTGCGACTGACCTTCCTCACAGCATGATGTTGAGCCAAACGGTCCATGACCCGCAGACAGGTAATTTGTTCGCCATGCAGGCTGAAACAGTGGAAACGTCGAATGTGTTGACGACGGTCGAAGTTCTCGACCGCCCTGCGACACACTCGCGCGCCCGCTCTAACGTCGGCCGGCGATCCGATACCGCCAAAGCCCTGATGTCGATCATCGATCAGGGAATCTACAGCGGCACCAGCTTCGTGACCGCCGTGATTGTCGGCCGCGCTACGTCACCCGACGTGTTGGGAATATATTACCTGACGATGACGATCGTCTACGTGGCGATCGGTCTGCAGGAATGCATGATCTCGAATCCCTTTGCCATCCTCTCGCCCCGGCGGCACGGTCGCGATCTGGCTGAGTTCGCCTCGAGCACTTGGACCTATTACCTGTCGTGGAGCGGAATCTGCCTGCTGGGCATTCTCGCGGCGCTTGGTTACTCGTCGTTCGCCGGAGATGCTCATCTGACCAGCGGGCTGCAAGCGTTGACCTTCGCCCTGCCGCTCTTGCTGTTGCGCGAGTGTCTGCGGCGCTTCGCATTCGCCCGCTTGCGCTTGCCGACCGCCGTGGCGATCGATGCCACGAGTTCGACCGTGCAAATCGCCGGGCTGGGACTACTCGCTTACTTTCATCAGCTCACACTTTTCGGAATTTTCGCTGTCATGGCAGCCGGCTGCGCCGTGGCGAGCCTGGGCTGGATCGCCAGCAATTGGCAATCGCGCCCGCCGCGTCCAACGCGAGCACTCGAGGATCTGCGTCATACGTGGCCGATCGCGCGCTGGTCGCTGGCCAGCTTCATGCTGACCAACACGATTCCTTTCATCATGCCGTGGATCGTCGATTCCGCGGCCGGTGCCGCGGCGGCTGGCCTATTCGGCGCTTCCGCCACGCTCGTCGGCGTGACCAATGTGTTGGTCCTCGGTGGTAGCAACTTCCTGATGCCGCGAGCCGCCGAAGCATTTGCCACGCGCGGTGCGCACGGCTTGAGCCGCGTGCTATTGGTGATGGCAATCTTGTTTATCGCCGCTATTGGTACCTTCGGCACGATCATTTTCATCACCGGCGATCGGATACCGGTGTTTGTCTACGGCGCTGAATTTCGGGGGACTGGTCTGCTGGTCGCAACACTCGCGGTCAACGTATTGGCTGGCAGCTTGGGAATGATCGCCGCCCAGGGGCTGCTGGTAATCGGTCGTCAGAAAAATAATTTCGTCATCGACATCTGCATGTTCACGATCACGATGGTCGCCGCAGCGATCCTCGTGCCGCGCTATGGCGCGCTGGGGGCGGCGCAGGCTTCGGTGATGGGGGTGACCGTCGGCACCCTGGCACGCGCTATGAAACTGGTCGGAATTTTACGCAGCATGCCGGCACAACCGGCCGGCGCTTGAAGATAACGTACGAAACTCGACACGATTTTCACCCTGAGCAGTTCGGGCTCAAAATGAAAATTCGCAATGCTAATCCACTTGCGCTGGCAACCCACGAGGTCACGACGTGGGCCGCTATGCAATGCGCAAACCCTGCGCTCGATAGTCCGTTTTTGCGGCCTGAGTTCACGCAAGCCGTGGCCGAAGTGCGAGAAGACGTCGAAGTCGCGGTGCTCGAAAACCAGCAGCAACCCATCGGCTTTTTCCCCTATCAGCGCAAGCGGCGCGTGGGCCGGCCCGTTGCCGGACGGCTATCGGACTTTCAGGCAATGATCGCGCATCCCGGATTTCGCTACGAGCCGGCCGAGGTGGTGCGTGCCTGCCGCTTGTCGGCCTGGCATTTCGATCATTTGTTGGTCGAAAACGGCGCCTACAGTCCTTTTGTGTGGCGAGGGGCCGAGTCCCCGTTTATCGATCTCAGCGCCGGCTTCGACGGTTACATGCAAGCCCGCGAGAACGGCCGCAGCCTACGATCGGAATATGGCCAGCGCAAGCGAAAAATCGAACGCGAGGTAGGACCGCTGCGGCTGGAACTCGACACGCGCGATCTGGGCGTGATCGCCACCTGCTTCCGCTGGAAAGAACAGCAATATCTTCGTACCAACGCGCCAAACCTGTTCGCCTACAACTGGGTGCGCGATTTGTTCGCTGTGCTGCTCGAGCATACATGCAAAGAATTCGGCGTCATGGTTTCGACCCTCTACGCCGGCAGCAAGATCGCCGCGATCAATTTCTGCCTGCGCTCGAACCATGTGCTGCACTCGTGGTTTCCCGCCTACAACGTCGAGTTGGCGCAATACTCACCAGGCACGCTGCAATGGTTCGAGCTGATTCGGGCCTTGCCGGCGCTGGGAATCAAGCGCATCGACCTGGGCAAAGGGCCCGAAGGCTTCAAGCGGCGCTTCATGAGCGGCGCGACCCAGGTGTGCGAGGGGACGGTCGATCTGCGCTTCCTGCCGACTTTGTTCCGTCGCGTCTGGCAGGGGACGCGCGATCGCATCCGCTATTCGCGACTATATGGCCCAGCCCGCACTCCTGCGGCGCTTTTATACCGTTACCAAAGTTGGCGCGAATGCCAGTAATGCATTCGCGATCCATCGGATCTTAAACAAAGCAGTTTGCTATGAACGTTTTTAAGAAAATCGGCATCTGGTACATCCTGGCAACCCCGGTCTTGGCTGGCCTGTCCACGTTCGAACTCAAAGCTTCGGACGATGGCTTCACCATCACCGGTTTGATATGGGTGGCGCAGTTTGCCGTGGGCCTGCTGCTGTTGCCGTTCGTCTGGTCCTCGGACGATCACCGGGGCGATCTCAGGCCCTGGTGGCCGTGGTTCGCCTGGTGCGGCTACGCTTGGATGACGCTGCTGTGGTGCGACAATCTCGGCCGGCGCAACGTGCAAGAGACGATTCAATTGTGCATGCCGGTATTGGTCGGCATGATCGCCGCTTCGGTCATTCGCACCCGCGATGATCTGCGACGATTGTTCTCGACATTCAATATCACGTTTCTGTTTCTGGCCGCGTTTACGATGCTGTTCCTCTCGGGTCGCTTCGACGAGGAATGGATTTCGACCCGCGTTCGACCAGCGGCTTTGACGATGACGCTGGTCGGCTGCGTCTATATTGCGGGTTATCCACGTCGCACGTTTTGGCCCATTGCTGGCTGGTCGGCCTGCGTACTGTTGACGCTTCTGTCGCAAAGCCGCATGGCGACAATGACGCTACTGATCGCGCCGGTCGCGTTCCCTCTGTATCGCCGCAAATGGACGAATTTCGCCGCCACCGCCGCGCTGGCCGCGGTGGGACTTGGTCTGTTCTATACGCCGATCGTGCAGAAAAAATTCTTCGAGTCCGGCAGCGGTAAGCTCTCGGAAGCTTTCGAAGGAGATTACGCCGGTGCCGGACGATTCGAGGCCTGGCCCGAAATCTACAAGGAAGCCTGGACTCATCCCGCGCTCGGCGCTGGGGTCGGTTCGGCGTACGACTTCGTCCCGCTGGTCTGGGAAGACATCAACCACGTTCACAACGACTATCTGCGTGTCTTCTTCGAAATGGGCATCATTGGCGAATTCATCTTCGTCGCCACCATGCTCTGGCAATTGGTCGTGCTCTATCGTCGCACGCAAACCACGCGCGGCTTAACCCGCAGCGCCTTCGTGGCCGCCTTTCTCGGCTGGTGCGGGCTGCTGGTCAGTTGTGCGACAGATAACACGATTCTCTACAACATCTACTACACCGACCTTTTGTTCGCCCTGATTGGAGGCGGTTATGGTGTTCTGGCTGCGAGCACAAGCGGGCAACATGCGGCCGAACACGTCTCAGTGAACGAACCCCGGCATCTTAACTACCACCCCGCGTGACTCGCACGCACGCCCAAGGAAACCCTGTCATGTCAATCTCCGCCCAGAAACGACTGACTGTCAGCATCATCATCCCAACGTACAATCGCGCCCATCTGGTTGTGGAAGCGATCGAAAGCGCGCTCTCGCAAACGCGCGTTCCGGACGAGATCCTGGTGATCGACGACGGTTCGACCGACAACACGACGGCTGTGCTCGAGCGCTTCGGGGCGCCCGTTCACGTGCTGCGTCAGGCAAATCGCGGCCGCTCGGCGGCGCGCAATACCGGCATCCGCGAAGCCACGAGCGACGCCGTCCTGTTTCTCGACTCGGACGATTTGCTGATGCCCAATTGCATCGAGGAATTCGTCTCGGTGCTCGAGCGTCAGCCTGACGTCGACGTCGTATACGGCAATGCGAAACTGATTGATTCGCAAGGTCGCTTGATCGCGCTCTATGCCGATCGCATGCCCGGCCCTCGTCCCAGCGGCCACATCCTGGGTGAGCTGGCCCGCCGCTGCTGCCTGACGGTCTGTTCGATGGTGCGTCGCTCGGCACTGCGTGGCATTCGCTTCGAGGAAGGGATGGAATTCGGCGAGGATTACGATCTGTGGCGGCAGTTGGCCGCACGGTCGAACTTCCAATACGTTGACGAGCCCTTGACCTGCTATCGCTTTCACAAGGGGATGACAATCTCGTCCGACCCGCGCAAAAACCTCGACGCCGAGCTCGAGGTGCAGCGCCGCGTGCTCGAGATGCCCGAGTTCATGGCACTCTCGGCGCGTGATCGGGCTTGCGCTTACGCAGCTCATGGGGCCAAGCAAGCGATGCGTGATCGCGGCGGCCTGGCGCGGCGCTTGTTCTGGCGCGCCATCCGCACAGATCCCACGTACACAACCAGCTATGCCCTGCTGGCGCTATCCGCGGTCAGCGTGCGTCCGCTGCAGTTCGCGATCTCGAAGCGCCGCCGCATGCTCGGTAATCACATCGCGGCCGAGGCCGGCGGCGCGGCGCTCGCGCAAGAACGGGCCGCACCCAGCCAGAATAAGTCCCCCATCATCATCCCCGACAGCGACAACGTCGTTCATGGTGAGGAACACGTCTATGGTTAAGGTTCTGGTTGTTGGTCAAACGCCGCCGCCGTATCTCGGTCAGCCGATCATGCTGCAAAAGCTGCTCGATAGCGGCATTGCAGACGTCGAGCTGCATCATGTCGGCATCCGGCTGTCGACCGACGCCAATGAGGTCGGCCGCTTTGGTTGGACAAAGGTGTTGAATCTTTTTCCGATCATCGCGCACATCTGGTGGGCGCGAATCTTCCGCGGCGTGAAGATACTTTACTACCCGCCCGCCGGACCGAACCGCGTGACCATGTTCCGCGATTTCGCGATCCTGCTTCCCACGCGTTTCTTGTTCGCGAAAACGATCTTCCACTTCCATGCCAGCGGGCTGTCGGAAATGTATCCGCGCCTGCCGGCCTGGCAGCGGTGGTTATTTCGGCGCGCGTATTACAACGCCGACGCTGGGATCCGCCTTTCGGAGCTAACGCCCGACGACGCGCGACAGTTGCGCGTCCATCGCGAATACGTGATCGCCAACGGCATCGACGATCCCTGTCCCGCTGGCCCGATTACGGACACGACGCCGGTCAGCACGCAGCGCCCGCTGCGAGTTCTCTTCGTGGCGATGCTACGCGAATCGAAGGGAGTGCTGGTCCTGATCGAAGCCGCGGCACAACTGGCCCAGCGCGGCGTCCCGGTCGAAGTTGAGATCATGGGCCAGTTCATCAGCCCGGAATTCGCCGATCGGGTGCATGCACGCGTCAAAGAACTAGGGGTCGAGGATCGCGTCAAATTCCTGGGCATGCTCACCGGCGATGCAAAGTTCGCCGCTTATGCGCGGGCCGATATCTTCTCGATGCCCACGTTCTACGAATCCGAGGCGTTCCCGGTCGTGCTGCTCGAGGCGATGGCCTACGGCCTGCCGATCGTGGCCACGCGCTGGCGCGGAATTCCGACGATCGTCGATGACGAAGTGACGGGCTTCCTGGTCGAGCCGCGCGACTCAAGCCCCGTGGCAGATCGCATCGCGGAATTGGCCGAGGATCCGGCCCTGCGAGTTCGCCTCGGACAGGCGGGACGCGAGAAGTTCCTCGATCTGTACGTTTGGGAACGCCACCTCACAAACATGCGCCGCGTCTTTCTGGACACCGCCGGCATCGTCGACGCCCGACATGACGAAGTCACACTGCAGCAACCTGCCCCGAGCGAAGCCAAGGTCGAAGCCCTCGCCTGACCTTGCTCGAGATCGCGTACGAAATCACACCTTGATGCTCCCCACCAGCGCGACAAAGCATGAAATTTAGCGGATCGAAAACTGGCCGCGGCCCCTCCTCGGCCGTGGCGACCCCCAGCCGAACGGAATCAAAGCGAACGGATGCCACCGGGCGCGTCGAGACGAGCGTCCCTGCACCGTTGGGGCGGATCCATTGGCGCAATTCTCATTCGGCCTTGGCCGCGGCGCTGAATTTGACGACCGATGCCGTCTACTTCGTGTCGCTCGACGACATGTGCATTTGCGCTGCGAACGTCGCAGCCACGACGCGCACAGGGTATGAAGTGGCAGAGCTGATCGGAATGCGTCTGAATGAAGTCGTGGCGGTATCCGCCGGAATTGATCCAGTCGAGTTGCATCAGGATGATGCCGAACTGGCGTCCCTGGCCGCGCGGGGCGTCGAACGCGCCAAGGACGGGCAGGCCCTGGAAGTCGAAATCCGCTGGCGGCGCGTCGCCAGCGAAGGTGAGTCGCTGTTGGTGGCCGCGGTGCGCGAAGTCGTGACACCGGAAGTCATCGTGCCGCCGGCGATCGAGCCCGATCCACGCGACCCGCTGACCGAATTACCCAGCCGGGCGCGCCTGGCATCGCGGTTGCGAACGATCGAGCGCCAGATGCGCAGCGAACCTGCGCCGGTGGCGATCCTGTTTCTGGATGTCGATCGATTCAAGGACATCAACGACACGCACGGCCACCTGACCGGCGACCGCGTGTTGCGCGAAATCGCTCAGCGGTTACTGAACTGCGTCCGGCAAGATGACCTGGTTGTGCGCTACGGCGGTGACGAATTCGTCGTCCTGCTGCACGCGGTCCGCTCGCAGCAGCAGGTCGAGCAGATGGTTGAACGTATCGCGACCGAGATTCGCATCCCCATCGCCTTGGCCGACGGGCAATTGATCGTCACGGCAAGCATCGGCCTGGCCGTGGCGCACGATGCGGCGGAAACGCAAGATCTGCTCGAAACGGCGGACCAGGCCATGTATAGGGCCAAACGTGCCGGCCGTCGCCCCTCGCGATAACCGGTCCGCGCCGCGCGTAACAACGTTCATTCGGTGGTCCGCGCATTCGCTATAACCCATAACAATCGGACCGTATCGCGGGACTCGGGCGCCGCGGTTGGACGACCCTCGGAGAGCGGGCCATAGTTGGGTTGAATGATCACTGGCCCGGATCGCAGGGCCAGTCATCGCCGTACACATCAGGAGTTAGCGAGCCCATGCGGATACTTGTCACCGGCGGAGCAGGATACATCGGCAGTCACGCCGTGCGGTTGCTCGCGCGCGCCGGACACGACGTCTGGTCCTACGACAATCTCTGCCTGGGCCACCGGCAAGCCGTCCCGACCGGCCGGCTGATTGTGGGCGAGCTGAACGATCGCGCGCTCCTGGAAGGCACCTTGCGCGAGAAGAACATCGAGGCGGTCATGCACTTCGCCGCCTTCTCGCTCGTGGGGGAATCGGTCGCGAACCCGGCGATTTATTACCAAAACAATCTGGCCTCGAGTCTGTCATTGCTCGAGTCGATGCGCGCCGCCGGCGTGACTCGCATTGTGTTGTCGAGCACCACGGCCACGTATGGCGCTCCCGAACATACGCCGATCGCCGAAGACACGCCGCAGCGACCGATCAATCCTTACGGCTTTACGAAGCTGGTGGTCGAGCACGCCTTGGCTGATTACGCGCGAGCCTACGGCTTTGCTTACGCCGCGCTACGATATTTCAACGCCTCGGGCGCGAGTGCCGACGCCGAGATCGGCGAGGACCACAAACCGGAATCGCACTTGATACCGCTCGTACTACAGGTTGCCCTCGGCCAGCGCGAATCGATCACGATCTTCGGCGAAGACTATCCCACGCCCGACGGCACCTGCATCCGCGACTACATCCACGTCGACGACCTGGGCTCGGCCCATATCAAGGCGCTTGAACGCTTACGCCCCGGGCACGGCATTTTATGCAACCTGGGGATCGGCCGTGGCTACAGCGTGCGTGAGGTGATCGACGCTTGCCGGCGCGTAACGGGGCACAAGATTCCGGCCGTCGTCGGCCCGCGCCGCCCTGGCGATCCGCCGGAACTGATCGCCGACGCCACCCGCGCCCGGCGCGAACTCGATTGGCAACCCGCCTACAACGATCTCGAACAGATCGTCGCCACGGCCTGGCAATGGCACCGCACACACCCCAACGGGTATGGCGAGTAGCCGTGTCCAGCGCAGCGCCTGACGCGGTCGCCGTTATACGACAAGTCCGCCGGGCTTTCGACAAGCGCACCGCCACTTGCGGCCTTCTCGCCGCTGGCTGAGAATACGGCATTCGTCCCGTATCGCGCGCTTTCCCTCCCTTTTTATGTGGCCTTGCCCGGGCCAGGTTGATGCTATCTATGCGCAAACGCATTTTGCGGATCTTGGCCGTGTTGGTGATCGTCGCCTTTGTCGTCGTGCTGGGGGCCGGTTGGTGGACTCATCGACAGGTCGCGGCCAGTCTGGCACAGCTCGACGGCGAAGTTGCCATCGACGGATTGTCCGGCCCGGTGACCGTCGAACGTGACAATCGCGGTATCCCCACGATCCGCGCCGCCAGCCGGGACGACGTCGCCTTTGCGCTGGGCTTTGTGCATGCTCAGGAACGTTATTTCCAGATGGACCTGCTGCGGCGCAACTCGGCAGGGGAACTGGCCGAATTGATCGGACCCAAGCTCGTCGAAAACGATCGCAAGGTGCGCATCCACCGCTTTCGCAACGTCGCTAAAGGCGTACTCGCCAAGGCCAACTCCGACGAGCAGCGTTCTATCGAGCGCTACACCGCCGGTGTGAACGCGGGTCTGAAATCGTTGGGAGCACCACCGTTCGAGTATTTGCTGATGGGCATCGAACCGGCGCCCTGGCAGCCCGAGGACTGCGCCCTGGTCATGTTCTCGATGTATATCGACCTGCAAGGCGAGGATTATCGGGACGAAGCGACGCTCGGCATGTTGTATAACGTGCTACCTCACCCGCTGGCCGAGTTTCTCGCGCCGCGCGGCACCGAATGGGACGCGCCGATCCACGGCGAGGCGTTCGAAGCGCCCCCCATCCCCGGACCGGAAGTTTTCGACACGCGCAAGCTCGACACCGACGCGGTCGCCTATCTGCAGCCGCGCGGCACGCTCCCCCCCGAAGCCCACGTTCACTTGGGCAGTAATAACTGGGCCGTTTCCGGCAAGCGTACGGCCGACGGCCGCGCGATGATCGCCGACGATATGCACCTGGGCATTCGCGTGCCGCACATCTGGTATCGCGCATCACTCGCCTGGAACGAACCAAACGATCCTGCCAAGGAACATCAGATCACGGGCGTGTCGCTTCCCGGTACGCCCGGCGTCATCGTCGGCAGCAACGGGCACGTCGCCTGGGGTTTCACCAACAGCGAAGGAGACTGGGTCGATGTCGTACTCGTCGACGTCGATCCCAACGACAGGAACAAATATCTCACTCCCGACGGCCCGCGCGAATTCGAGCATCACGAAGAGACGA from Pirellulales bacterium carries:
- a CDS encoding P-loop NTPase; the encoded protein is GVSTVAAEMALTAASLSPQRVLLLDMNTTDAGRAGTLRAWRQLGIYDAATATDSDSSGIVPSRYENLSLLSCRDAEQLKPLPFDRPRMTQLLRDLNDEYGLVIVDLPPATDSSLALAMAGLLAGVVLVVEAEQTRFESAQRATKSLQQAQANLLGVILNKRPQHIPEWLYDRL
- a CDS encoding sugar transferase; the encoded protein is MIRFLKKVTTFLRGEAGLSSLEFLNSIERMRNILDRERMRADRGNTMFTLVTFTCSETTDNAYLAELGRIAQERIRTTDDVGMLGPHCIGVVLPETSAGGAWRVADDICSKLPNNKPRPQCDVYVHPAGRISRPDDQNPQTDRREGETSGRGNDEFAPVGADDDDPRAAQAIQFFFEQSMPSWKRTIDLVGAASALLILSPLLAVAAIAIKVTSPGPVFFTQMRHGLGGRPFKIYKFRTMCVDAEAKKQALRRFSEQKGPAFKMKNDPRITRLGSFLRKTSIDELPQLINVVLGDMSLVGPRPLPCDESERCLPWQQRRLDVTPGLTCIWQIEGRSRVSFDDWARMDVRYIQSRSLVKDAKLIAQTLPAVMLRKGAC
- a CDS encoding glycosyltransferase translates to MSDNTDTARPRLLLVAFECSPKHGSEWANGWNRALQAALRYDTWVITHGGPQEYEIRDYLAAHEPIPNLHFEFVPCAAFDKHPVHVGGRLWLAYHDWQRDVLKRAQELQATRPFDLIHHVTNTGFREPGYLWQLDAPFVWGPIGGLHNYPWRFLSEAGLRGALTEGVRSIANSFQLHCSLRGRRAARRAKAILAANSTACQRFYQGRGVLPHELLDVGIASVAEQPRPARSGDEPLRILWSGQFVSRKALTLLLKALAQLPADFRYVLRVVGGGPLEAQWKQLAERLGVNAHIEWAGWLPHAQARQQYDWADVFVFTSLRDNSGTVMLEAMGAGVPVICLDHQGARDIVTPECGIKIALSTPRKVVADMATALVEFGGNYALRSRLGNAAYARAKKYLWDNLGRQTAIVYREVLNDTANAQQTAPHPLQPRSTIRPKLLAREAAVWGIGRAAAALQATRGRRPGNGFGILTYHRVTENVSGFPAPTWNITPAQLEKQLAGLLRRGFQPWSLSDLLQARAAGVKIPAGVFAVTFDDGYENNFTDALPVLEKLGVPATIFLATAFVDQSEPFPFDDWKSRGQRGVPVTAWRPLSASECGKLLDSGMIELGTHTHTHQKFLGRPEDFRRDMQASIDMLHEQFGVRHPVLAFPHGIHDQEMLDIVRELDIPSALTTVPGLIDLASNPLGWGRFSVESHDTAATLAGKLGGWYTEITHTIRTFGRGKVQSTAPAEHVDAPLPASPVEVPAEQELVGCD
- a CDS encoding GNAT family N-acetyltransferase codes for the protein MKIRNANPLALATHEVTTWAAMQCANPALDSPFLRPEFTQAVAEVREDVEVAVLENQQQPIGFFPYQRKRRVGRPVAGRLSDFQAMIAHPGFRYEPAEVVRACRLSAWHFDHLLVENGAYSPFVWRGAESPFIDLSAGFDGYMQARENGRSLRSEYGQRKRKIEREVGPLRLELDTRDLGVIATCFRWKEQQYLRTNAPNLFAYNWVRDLFAVLLEHTCKEFGVMVSTLYAGSKIAAINFCLRSNHVLHSWFPAYNVELAQYSPGTLQWFELIRALPALGIKRIDLGKGPEGFKRRFMSGATQVCEGTVDLRFLPTLFRRVWQGTRDRIRYSRLYGPARTPAALLYRYQSWRECQ
- a CDS encoding O-antigen ligase family protein, encoding MNVFKKIGIWYILATPVLAGLSTFELKASDDGFTITGLIWVAQFAVGLLLLPFVWSSDDHRGDLRPWWPWFAWCGYAWMTLLWCDNLGRRNVQETIQLCMPVLVGMIAASVIRTRDDLRRLFSTFNITFLFLAAFTMLFLSGRFDEEWISTRVRPAALTMTLVGCVYIAGYPRRTFWPIAGWSACVLLTLLSQSRMATMTLLIAPVAFPLYRRKWTNFAATAALAAVGLGLFYTPIVQKKFFESGSGKLSEAFEGDYAGAGRFEAWPEIYKEAWTHPALGAGVGSAYDFVPLVWEDINHVHNDYLRVFFEMGIIGEFIFVATMLWQLVVLYRRTQTTRGLTRSAFVAAFLGWCGLLVSCATDNTILYNIYYTDLLFALIGGGYGVLAASTSGQHAAEHVSVNEPRHLNYHPA